In Nitrosospira briensis C-128, a genomic segment contains:
- a CDS encoding PAS domain S-box protein, giving the protein MIRFTSLTQRFAIWFAAVSLLPILVIGYSLLRTFETETQKTAIQQVSAMADMKAEQIDSYLRERILDAKVIQISGTTRTAMREFAVAYANDGVDSQAYRQLDAFYREHFKRFVEDASYYDLFLISTRGEIVYTQAHEADFATSLITGPYRDSGLGRITRTALDTLEGGVSDFGYYPPSRGAITAFMAIPIVVEGKLEGVVALQFYSERVFNVVTDNVGLGASGETVVTRVLDEHNALVMAPLKHEPNAALELRIPLHNPPFSTAIHNGLYGERGGGLKMDYRGKEVVAAWRYLPRMNWGIEVKMDADEVFASVKRVQTFSLLILGLTLLIAVLGAVLFSRRVVTTLKKLSHSAQHIAAGNLQQRVPVKGWNEIGKLASTFNTMTERLNVSNRERDLAENDLRQLNQDLETRVATRTAELERANAILASKEEETRSVVEHMVDCIVTIDDKSIIRSVNPVIEKLFGYTREEAIGQSVSILMPEPHRSGHDDYIKRYYRTGRGRCEFDHILTLEVEGVHNIGMGREVEGRHKNGQPIDLYVAVSEYFVGGKRYFTAILRDIHDRKQAEQALRGSEQRLRAIVDNLAAFVGEMTPDGVLVEINRTALEGGGLRPQDVIGKRLDETAWFSFKPEVQAQIREDIKLALGGEIVRHDIETRIAGGGVMTMDFMLVPVRDAKGRVAKLIPSGINISERVRMLKDLQQARLDAEQANQAKSIFLAAMSHEIRTPMNGVIGMADVLQQTSLSGYQMEMVDLIRESAFALLEIIEDILDFSKIEAGRLEIEQAPTSIVTVVEKACNMLESLASRKGVELTLFLDPAIPEEVYGDALRLRQVLVNLANNAIKFSSGLEEPGRVSVRALLADHSADRVTVEFQVTDNGIGMNEETKARLFTSFTQGDTSTTRRYGGTGLGLAISYHLVQLMGGTITVQSAPGKGSIFTVRVSFAQLPATPPGDKVVDLTGVSCLVLGDEKGMADDLAVYLRYSGAIAERVTNLASARERIKILPPGLWLLIIDAGHDVPPIEQLREAFQSRPDMDPHFVVLEHGHHQPDIEPRFVVIRRGRRRHERSEMVDTVTLDGDVMHREAFLRAVAIAAGRAHEEVETQEAAKVEPVVAPSREKELKEGRLILVAEDNEINQKVIRQQLTLLGYATDIARDGREALKRWESGNYALLLTDLHMPEMDGYQLTSAIRLAEQGKIRKPIIAFTANALKGEAEHCRAVGMDDYLSKPVQLAHLKAIVQKWLPPATTTELLSLAAPAISAAPTAMPTAASSAPAAAPTTAPAAQKPVDVNVLKELVGDDPTVTSEFLRDFRTSSEKIAADLRGACQGGQANIAGATAHKLKSSARAVGALALGELCAEMEQAGKAGDTQALNALLPRFESELTAVNKYIDSLQG; this is encoded by the coding sequence ATGATCAGGTTTACATCGCTCACACAACGCTTCGCGATCTGGTTCGCGGCGGTTTCTCTGCTCCCCATCCTGGTCATTGGTTACAGCTTGTTGCGTACTTTCGAAACCGAGACGCAGAAAACTGCGATCCAGCAAGTCTCGGCGATGGCCGATATGAAAGCGGAACAAATTGATAGTTACCTGCGCGAACGTATCCTCGATGCCAAGGTTATTCAGATCTCCGGCACCACACGCACAGCCATGCGTGAATTTGCCGTCGCATACGCCAATGATGGAGTTGACTCGCAGGCGTATCGCCAATTGGATGCATTTTACCGCGAACATTTCAAACGCTTTGTCGAGGATGCCAGTTATTACGATCTGTTCCTGATTTCCACTCGAGGTGAAATCGTCTATACCCAGGCTCATGAAGCGGATTTTGCCACCAGCCTCATCACGGGTCCCTATCGAGACAGCGGCTTGGGCAGAATTACACGTACAGCGCTGGACACCTTGGAGGGTGGAGTATCGGATTTCGGATATTATCCGCCATCCCGCGGAGCGATCACTGCGTTCATGGCGATTCCCATCGTGGTTGAGGGAAAGCTCGAAGGGGTGGTGGCGTTGCAATTCTACAGTGAGCGCGTGTTTAACGTGGTAACCGACAACGTGGGACTGGGAGCGAGTGGCGAAACGGTGGTCACGCGGGTTCTGGACGAGCACAACGCATTGGTAATGGCACCGCTGAAGCATGAGCCCAATGCAGCATTGGAGCTCAGGATACCCCTCCATAATCCGCCATTTTCGACAGCGATCCACAACGGCTTGTACGGTGAACGCGGGGGCGGTCTGAAAATGGACTATCGCGGCAAGGAGGTAGTCGCTGCGTGGCGGTACCTGCCACGCATGAACTGGGGCATAGAGGTCAAAATGGATGCGGACGAGGTATTTGCTTCAGTAAAACGCGTCCAGACTTTCAGTTTGCTGATTCTCGGCCTTACGCTGCTGATCGCCGTGCTGGGTGCGGTTTTATTCAGCCGCCGCGTCGTTACCACGTTGAAAAAACTCAGCCATAGCGCCCAGCACATCGCCGCGGGTAATCTGCAGCAGCGTGTTCCCGTGAAGGGATGGAACGAGATAGGGAAACTCGCCAGTACGTTCAACACGATGACCGAGCGCCTGAATGTCAGCAATCGCGAACGGGACCTGGCTGAAAACGATCTGCGTCAGCTGAATCAGGATCTGGAAACCAGGGTCGCAACGCGCACTGCCGAACTGGAGCGGGCCAATGCCATCCTGGCAAGCAAGGAAGAGGAAACACGTTCCGTTGTCGAACATATGGTGGATTGCATCGTCACCATCGATGACAAAAGCATTATCCGCTCAGTCAACCCGGTAATTGAGAAACTTTTCGGCTACACGCGCGAGGAGGCGATCGGCCAGAGTGTGTCGATACTCATGCCAGAACCCCATCGCAGCGGCCATGACGATTACATCAAAAGGTATTACCGGACAGGAAGGGGCCGCTGTGAATTCGATCACATTCTCACGCTCGAAGTCGAGGGAGTACATAACATCGGCATGGGTCGGGAAGTCGAGGGACGGCACAAGAATGGCCAGCCTATCGATCTGTATGTCGCGGTCAGCGAATACTTCGTTGGGGGAAAGCGCTACTTCACCGCTATTCTGCGCGATATCCATGACCGTAAACAGGCGGAGCAGGCCTTGCGGGGAAGCGAGCAGCGCCTGCGCGCCATAGTGGATAATCTTGCGGCGTTCGTCGGGGAAATGACACCCGACGGAGTCCTGGTCGAGATCAATCGCACCGCGCTGGAGGGAGGCGGTTTGCGGCCCCAGGATGTCATCGGCAAAAGACTCGATGAAACCGCGTGGTTCTCTTTCAAGCCGGAAGTGCAGGCACAAATTCGCGAAGACATCAAACTCGCCCTGGGCGGCGAAATAGTGCGCCATGATATCGAGACACGCATCGCCGGCGGCGGCGTGATGACGATGGATTTCATGCTTGTGCCGGTTCGCGATGCCAAAGGCCGGGTGGCCAAGCTGATACCTTCCGGCATCAACATCAGCGAGAGAGTACGTATGTTGAAGGATTTGCAGCAAGCCCGGCTTGATGCGGAGCAGGCGAACCAGGCCAAATCCATTTTTCTGGCAGCCATGAGCCATGAGATACGCACGCCCATGAACGGCGTGATCGGCATGGCGGATGTACTGCAGCAAACCAGCCTGAGCGGCTATCAGATGGAAATGGTCGATCTGATACGGGAGTCCGCCTTTGCCTTGCTGGAGATCATCGAGGATATACTCGATTTCTCCAAGATCGAGGCGGGGAGGCTGGAAATTGAACAGGCGCCCACGTCGATCGTTACCGTGGTGGAGAAGGCCTGCAACATGCTCGAAAGCCTGGCTTCACGGAAAGGGGTGGAGCTTACCTTGTTTCTCGATCCGGCGATTCCGGAGGAGGTTTATGGCGATGCGCTCCGTTTGCGTCAGGTGCTGGTCAATCTGGCCAATAATGCCATCAAATTTTCGAGCGGACTGGAAGAGCCCGGTAGGGTATCGGTGCGGGCATTACTGGCGGACCATAGCGCGGATCGGGTAACGGTGGAGTTTCAGGTAACGGATAATGGTATTGGCATGAACGAGGAGACCAAGGCGCGTCTTTTCACCTCCTTTACCCAAGGCGATACCTCTACTACCCGTCGATATGGCGGCACCGGGTTGGGACTGGCCATCTCTTATCATCTGGTTCAATTGATGGGAGGGACGATCACAGTGCAAAGCGCGCCGGGCAAGGGTTCCATTTTTACCGTACGTGTATCGTTCGCACAATTGCCGGCTACCCCCCCGGGAGACAAGGTGGTGGATCTGACGGGAGTTTCCTGCCTGGTACTGGGTGACGAGAAGGGAATGGCGGACGATCTGGCCGTGTATTTGAGATACAGCGGCGCGATTGCCGAGCGCGTCACGAACCTGGCGTCAGCCCGCGAACGGATAAAAATACTCCCGCCCGGCTTATGGCTGCTTATTATCGATGCGGGTCACGATGTTCCGCCAATCGAGCAGCTGCGTGAAGCCTTCCAGTCCCGGCCGGATATGGATCCGCACTTCGTAGTTCTTGAGCATGGGCATCATCAGCCCGACATCGAGCCCCGATTTGTCGTTATCAGGCGCGGCCGCCGTCGTCATGAGCGTTCCGAAATGGTCGATACCGTCACGCTGGATGGTGATGTCATGCATCGCGAAGCTTTTCTGCGGGCGGTGGCTATCGCGGCAGGGCGCGCGCATGAAGAAGTCGAGACGCAGGAGGCTGCCAAGGTCGAGCCGGTGGTTGCGCCGTCTCGCGAGAAGGAACTCAAGGAAGGGCGACTGATCCTGGTAGCGGAAGACAACGAAATCAACCAGAAAGTGATCCGCCAACAGCTCACGTTGCTGGGCTATGCGACAGATATCGCTCGCGATGGCCGCGAAGCGCTGAAACGCTGGGAGAGCGGCAACTACGCCCTGCTGCTCACCGATTTGCATATGCCGGAGATGGATGGCTATCAGTTAACCTCAGCCATTCGCCTCGCCGAGCAAGGCAAAATCAGAAAACCCATTATTGCGTTTACTGCCAATGCGCTCAAGGGTGAGGCCGAGCATTGCCGTGCGGTGGGCATGGACGATTATCTGAGCAAGCCTGTGCAACTCGCACACTTGAAAGCCATAGTACAGAAATGGCTGCCTCCCGCGACTACCACGGAGCTGTTGTCTCTTGCGGCCCCGGCTATCTCTGCAGCCCCCACGGCCATGCCCACCGCAGCTTCCAGCGCCCCCGCCGCGGCCCCCACCACAGCGCCGGCGGCGCAAAAACCGGTGGACGTGAATGTCCTTAAAGAGCTTGTCGGAGATGATCCGACCGTGACCAGCGAGTTTTTGAGAGATTTTCGCACCAGCTCTGAAAAAATAGCAGCGGACTTGCGCGGTGCTTGCCAGGGGGGGCAGGCGAACATCGCTGGTGCCACAGCTCACAAACTCAAGTCGTCGGCCAGGGCGGTCGGCGCGTTGGCGCTGGGCGAACTCTGTGCCGAGATGGAACAAGCAGGAAAGGCAGGCGATACTCAGGCTTTAAACGCACTATTGCCGCGTTTCGAGTCGGAGTTAACGGCCGTGAATAAATATATCGACTCATTGCAAGGCTAA
- a CDS encoding EAL domain-containing response regulator, with translation MTDRSAVNILVLDDESFMLKLLGRILLNLGFTSVIFCDNGRSALEQITDASGRPNLILLDLNMPEMDGIEFVRHLVDRHYSGSLILISGEDERMLQTAEKLVRAHKIPILGYLHKPVKPDALSAMLEKWTPPPAEAIGVAKKVYSSDELRAAIDNGELINYYQPKVAVATGELIGVETLARWRHPVDGLIFPDQFISIAEASGLIDKLTRVVFMGAMTQVKAWEEAHLPLRIAVNVSMDNLASLDFLNFVAEITTKLGVAAHNVVLEVTETRLMQDTRAPLEILTRLRLKRFRLSIDDFGTGHSSLAQLRDIPFDELKIDQGFVHGAWKDETLRAMYDASLSLARQLEMEVVAEGVEDRNDWDLLRRTGCDLAQGTFMSRPMLAADLPGWIEKWRERVRKESLTAGDSK, from the coding sequence ATGACAGATAGATCCGCGGTCAATATTCTGGTACTTGACGATGAGTCTTTCATGCTCAAGCTGCTGGGACGTATCCTGTTGAACCTGGGATTTACCTCGGTAATATTTTGCGATAACGGACGTTCGGCCCTGGAACAGATAACTGATGCGAGCGGACGGCCGAATCTGATCCTGCTGGATCTCAACATGCCCGAAATGGATGGGATCGAGTTTGTGCGGCACCTTGTTGATCGGCATTATTCCGGTAGCCTCATCCTGATCAGCGGCGAGGACGAGCGCATGCTGCAAACCGCCGAGAAACTGGTGCGGGCGCATAAAATCCCGATACTGGGATACCTGCACAAGCCGGTCAAACCGGATGCGTTATCCGCCATGCTTGAGAAGTGGACGCCGCCCCCCGCCGAAGCCATCGGTGTGGCGAAGAAAGTATACAGCTCGGATGAGTTGAGGGCTGCCATCGACAATGGCGAACTGATCAATTATTACCAACCGAAAGTAGCGGTTGCCACCGGCGAGTTGATCGGTGTCGAGACGCTGGCGCGATGGCGGCATCCTGTGGATGGCCTCATCTTTCCAGACCAGTTCATCAGCATAGCCGAGGCCTCGGGCCTGATCGACAAGCTGACTCGAGTGGTATTCATGGGAGCGATGACGCAGGTGAAAGCCTGGGAAGAAGCGCATTTGCCATTGCGGATCGCCGTCAATGTATCGATGGATAATCTGGCATCCCTGGATTTTCTGAATTTTGTCGCCGAGATCACGACAAAGCTGGGTGTAGCGGCGCATAACGTGGTGCTGGAGGTAACGGAAACCCGGTTGATGCAGGATACGCGAGCGCCGCTTGAGATTTTGACGCGGCTGCGCTTGAAGCGCTTTCGTCTTTCCATTGATGATTTCGGCACGGGGCACTCTTCCCTGGCGCAACTGCGCGACATTCCCTTCGACGAACTCAAGATCGACCAGGGCTTCGTGCATGGCGCCTGGAAAGACGAAACATTACGCGCAATGTATGACGCCAGCCTGTCTCTGGCAAGGCAACTGGAGATGGAGGTCGTGGCGGAAGGAGTCGAAGACCGTAACGATTGGGATCTTCTGCGCCGCACGGGATGCGATCTGGCTCAAGGGACGTTCATGTCGCGGCCTATGCTAGCCGCCGATCTGCCTGGCTGGATCGAAAAGTGGCGCGAGCGGGTTCGAAAGGAGTCTTTGACCGCTGGCGATTCGAAGTGA
- a CDS encoding TetR/AcrR family transcriptional regulator: MLKATRKESNKENLLNQGVAMLWSQGYHGTGLKEILDAVKVPKGSFYNYFGSKEDFGAEVIQHYANPFIAQLTAHLEAADDDALGAIKRYFDELIVELERNEFKGGCLMGNLMGEIGDTSEICRKSLQSAVTRYRNLLQSGLAKAQQQGTVRLDKSAEEMADLLTNTWQGALLRMKIEKSSAPVKQCCQDLLGDFFRP, encoded by the coding sequence ATGCTCAAGGCAACCAGAAAGGAAAGCAACAAGGAAAACCTGCTGAACCAGGGGGTCGCCATGCTCTGGAGCCAGGGTTATCACGGCACGGGGCTCAAGGAAATCCTGGATGCGGTAAAGGTTCCCAAGGGTTCTTTTTACAATTACTTTGGCAGCAAGGAGGATTTTGGTGCGGAAGTCATTCAACACTATGCAAATCCATTCATCGCACAACTGACCGCTCACCTGGAAGCAGCCGATGATGATGCGCTCGGTGCTATAAAGCGTTATTTTGACGAGCTCATAGTGGAGCTCGAGAGGAATGAGTTTAAAGGCGGTTGCCTCATGGGCAATCTGATGGGAGAAATAGGCGATACCAGCGAAATTTGCCGGAAATCTCTCCAGTCCGCCGTTACCCGTTACCGGAATTTATTGCAATCCGGCCTTGCCAAGGCGCAGCAACAGGGTACCGTAAGATTGGACAAATCTGCGGAAGAGATGGCTGATCTGCTGACGAATACCTGGCAGGGTGCTTTATTGAGGATGAAAATAGAAAAATCATCCGCACCGGTCAAGCAGTGCTGCCAGGATCTGCTCGGTGATTTTTTCAGGCCCTGA
- a CDS encoding Mth938-like domain-containing protein, with translation MKLHLSVFSEQNMFTGYGAGYVMVNKTRHEQSLIVLPDRLIENWDAKTFEQLTAEHFEFVLSLQPEMVLFGTGATLRFPHPTLTRTLIESRIGVEVMDTAAACRTYNILTAEGRRVAAALLIQTE, from the coding sequence GTGAAGTTGCATCTTTCCGTGTTTTCCGAACAAAATATGTTCACCGGCTACGGGGCCGGATATGTCATGGTCAACAAGACGCGCCATGAGCAAAGCCTGATCGTATTACCCGATCGCCTGATCGAAAATTGGGATGCCAAAACCTTCGAGCAGCTCACGGCCGAGCATTTCGAATTCGTGCTCTCGCTGCAACCTGAAATGGTATTGTTCGGGACGGGAGCCACCCTGCGCTTTCCTCATCCGACACTGACGAGAACACTGATCGAGTCACGCATCGGCGTCGAGGTAATGGATACCGCCGCCGCATGCCGCACCTACAATATACTGACAGCCGAGGGACGGCGCGTGGCGGCCGCGCTGCTTATCCAGACCGAATAA
- a CDS encoding pyridoxal phosphate-dependent aminotransferase has protein sequence MQPILKSSKLANVCYDIRGPVLDRSRQMEEEGHYIIKLNIGNPASFGFDAPEEILQDVIHNLSAASGYCDSKGLFAARKAIMHYTQEKRIQDVRMEDIYIGNGVSELIVMAMQALLNTGDEVLIPSPDYPLWTAAVVLAGGTARHYVCDEQSGWLPDLDDIRSKVTPNTRAIVVINPNNPTGALYPDDVLREIIEIARQHQLIIYADEIYDKVLYDGATHTSIASLADDILFVTLNGLSKNYRAAGFRSGWAVVSGTKQFARDYISGLTMLASMRLCANVPSQFGIQTALGGYQSIKDLVMPTGRLMRQRDLAWKLLTDIPGVTCYKPQAAMYLFPRLDPEMYPIEDDEQFALDLLLEEKVLLVQGSGFNWPSTDHFRVVFLPNSDDLTEAIGRIANFLERYRKRCRT, from the coding sequence ATGCAACCCATCCTGAAATCCAGCAAGCTGGCGAACGTCTGCTATGACATCCGGGGGCCGGTGCTCGACCGCTCGAGACAAATGGAAGAGGAAGGGCACTACATCATCAAGCTCAATATCGGCAATCCGGCATCGTTCGGTTTCGATGCGCCCGAGGAGATTCTGCAGGATGTCATTCATAACCTCTCCGCCGCGTCCGGCTACTGCGACTCGAAAGGTTTGTTCGCCGCGCGCAAGGCGATCATGCACTACACCCAGGAAAAACGCATCCAGGACGTGCGGATGGAAGACATTTACATCGGCAACGGCGTTTCCGAGTTGATCGTGATGGCGATGCAGGCGCTGCTGAATACCGGCGACGAGGTGCTGATCCCCTCGCCCGACTATCCGTTGTGGACAGCGGCGGTGGTGTTGGCGGGTGGCACGGCGCGGCATTACGTATGCGATGAGCAATCCGGATGGCTGCCGGACCTGGACGATATACGTTCGAAGGTTACGCCGAACACCCGCGCCATCGTTGTCATTAATCCCAATAATCCTACCGGCGCGCTTTATCCGGATGACGTGTTGCGTGAAATTATCGAGATCGCCCGCCAGCATCAGCTCATCATTTATGCGGATGAAATTTACGATAAGGTACTGTACGATGGCGCCACGCACACTTCGATAGCCTCGCTGGCGGACGACATTCTATTTGTCACCTTGAATGGCTTATCCAAGAATTATCGTGCTGCCGGGTTTCGCTCCGGCTGGGCGGTGGTTTCGGGCACAAAACAATTTGCCCGCGATTATATATCGGGACTGACCATGCTTGCTTCCATGCGCCTGTGTGCAAATGTGCCCTCGCAATTCGGCATTCAGACCGCGCTTGGCGGCTATCAGAGCATCAAGGACCTGGTGATGCCGACAGGGCGGCTCATGCGGCAGCGTGATCTCGCCTGGAAATTACTGACCGATATTCCCGGCGTTACGTGCTACAAGCCGCAGGCGGCGATGTATTTATTCCCGCGCCTGGATCCGGAAATGTATCCGATCGAGGACGACGAGCAGTTTGCGCTGGATCTGCTGCTGGAAGAGAAGGTGCTGCTGGTGCAGGGCAGCGGCTTCAACTGGCCATCCACCGATCACTTTCGTGTGGTTTTTTTGCCCAACAGCGATGACCTTACCGAAGCAATCGGCCGCATAGCGAATTTCCTCGAGCGGTATCGCAAGCGATGCCGAACCTGA
- a CDS encoding homoserine dehydrogenase — MKPINVGLLGVGTVGGGTFAVLKRNQEEITRRAGRGIVIRMIADRDLEKARNIAGDDVVVTADANAVVTNPDIDIVVELIGGYTVAKELTLKAIENGKHVITANKALLASHGTEIFAAAQRKGVIVAFEAAVAGGIPIIKALREGLTANRIEWIAGIINGTSNFILSEMREKGLTFDTVLKQAQKLGYAEADPTFDIEGIDAAHKLTIMAAIAFGIPMQFDKVYTEGITRLTREDIRYAEELGYRIKLLGITRRTPKGIELRVHPTLIPTRRLIANVEGVMNAIVVKGDAVGATLYYGAGAGAEPTASSVVADLVDVTRMHTADPKHRVPHLAFQPDLLSDTPILTMEEVETSYYLRLRVMDKPGALADITRVLADLGISIDAMVQKEPSEGEDQVDIIMLTHLTVEKNINAAIAKIKKLPLTTGKVTRIRLENLSSK, encoded by the coding sequence ATGAAACCCATCAATGTAGGCTTGCTAGGCGTCGGCACTGTCGGCGGTGGTACTTTTGCTGTGCTCAAACGCAATCAGGAGGAAATCACGCGTCGTGCAGGGCGCGGCATCGTCATCCGGATGATCGCCGATCGCGACCTGGAGAAAGCGCGCAATATCGCGGGTGATGACGTCGTGGTTACCGCCGACGCGAATGCAGTCGTGACGAATCCGGATATCGATATCGTCGTCGAACTGATCGGTGGCTATACCGTGGCGAAGGAATTGACGCTGAAGGCCATCGAGAACGGCAAGCATGTCATTACCGCCAACAAGGCACTGCTGGCCTCGCATGGGACCGAAATCTTCGCGGCGGCGCAGAGAAAAGGCGTAATAGTTGCGTTCGAGGCGGCCGTAGCAGGTGGCATCCCCATTATCAAGGCATTGCGCGAGGGGTTGACCGCGAATCGTATCGAATGGATTGCCGGCATCATCAACGGCACGAGTAATTTCATCCTGTCTGAGATGCGCGAAAAAGGACTGACATTCGATACCGTGCTGAAGCAGGCACAAAAACTGGGCTATGCCGAGGCTGATCCCACGTTTGACATCGAAGGCATTGACGCCGCACACAAGCTCACCATCATGGCGGCCATCGCGTTCGGGATTCCCATGCAGTTCGACAAGGTTTACACCGAAGGCATCACCAGATTGACCCGCGAAGATATCCGCTATGCGGAGGAACTGGGCTATCGCATCAAGCTGCTGGGCATTACACGGCGCACACCCAAGGGGATCGAGCTGCGCGTTCACCCAACACTGATCCCTACACGGCGGTTGATAGCCAATGTGGAGGGTGTCATGAATGCGATCGTCGTAAAAGGCGATGCGGTAGGCGCCACCTTGTATTACGGTGCGGGTGCGGGCGCCGAGCCTACCGCCAGTTCGGTGGTGGCGGATCTGGTGGACGTGACCCGCATGCATACCGCCGATCCCAAACATCGTGTTCCTCATCTCGCTTTCCAGCCCGACCTGCTTTCCGATACACCCATCCTGACGATGGAGGAGGTGGAGACTTCATACTACCTTCGCTTGCGAGTGATGGATAAACCCGGGGCGCTGGCCGACATCACCCGTGTACTCGCCGATCTGGGCATTTCAATCGACGCAATGGTGCAGAAAGAGCCCAGCGAGGGTGAAGATCAGGTGGATATCATCATGCTCACCCACTTGACGGTTGAAAAAAACATTAATGCCGCGATCGCGAAAATAAAAAAACTCCCCCTGACGACCGGTAAGGTGACGCGTATCCGGCTGGAAAATTTAAGCAGTAAGTAA
- the thrC gene encoding threonine synthase: MRYISTRGGMPPKKFSMILLGGLAPDGGLVMPETYPKFDAAELERLRALNYQELAFEIISRFADDIPAADLRGIITRTYTAEAFQSEEITPLATLEPGLHILRLSNGPTLAFKDIALQLLGNLFEYVLAKTGERLNILGATSGDTGPSAEYAMRGKRSVRVFMLSPQGKMSRFQTAQMFSLQDPNIFNIAVRGVFDDCQDIVKSVSNDSVFKQRYRIGTVNSINWARIAAQIIYYFKGYFEATRSNSEQVSFAVPSGNFGNICAGHVARMMGLPIRKLILATNENDVLDEFFRTGCYRPRATGETQQTSSPSMDISKASNFERFIFDLTERDASRVKELWRSVDQGGAFDLAATPLWEKVKNFGIVSGTSNHGARIATIRKTYEQYGMLVDPHTADGLKVGLEHRETGVPLICLETALPVKFSESIIEAIGQEPARPAGYENIESMPQRYVVMNADADAIKAFIAEQTVQV; this comes from the coding sequence ATGCGTTATATTTCTACTCGTGGTGGCATGCCGCCGAAAAAATTTTCCATGATTCTCCTGGGTGGGCTTGCGCCTGACGGTGGGTTGGTGATGCCTGAAACCTATCCGAAGTTCGACGCCGCCGAGCTGGAAAGATTGCGCGCCCTGAATTATCAGGAGCTCGCGTTCGAGATTATTTCACGTTTTGCAGACGATATTCCTGCCGCCGATCTACGCGGCATCATTACGCGGACTTACACCGCTGAAGCGTTTCAGAGTGAGGAGATCACGCCCCTTGCGACGCTGGAACCAGGGCTGCACATTCTACGATTGTCGAACGGACCGACCCTGGCGTTCAAGGATATTGCCCTGCAATTGCTGGGCAACCTGTTCGAGTACGTTCTGGCGAAAACCGGAGAACGTCTGAATATTCTCGGCGCAACTTCCGGCGATACAGGCCCCAGCGCGGAATACGCCATGCGCGGCAAGCGCAGCGTTCGCGTGTTCATGCTTTCCCCCCAGGGGAAGATGAGCCGGTTCCAGACCGCGCAAATGTTTTCGCTGCAAGACCCGAATATCTTCAATATCGCCGTTCGCGGCGTATTCGACGATTGCCAGGACATTGTCAAGTCGGTCAGCAACGACTCCGTGTTCAAGCAAAGATACCGAATCGGCACCGTCAATTCAATAAACTGGGCACGGATTGCGGCGCAGATCATCTATTATTTCAAAGGATATTTCGAGGCTACCCGTTCGAATAGCGAGCAGGTATCGTTTGCCGTGCCATCGGGAAACTTCGGCAATATCTGTGCAGGCCATGTTGCACGGATGATGGGCCTGCCCATCAGGAAGCTGATACTTGCCACCAATGAAAATGACGTGCTGGATGAATTCTTCAGGACGGGGTGCTATCGGCCCCGCGCCACGGGAGAGACACAGCAGACCAGTAGCCCCTCGATGGATATTTCCAAGGCATCCAACTTCGAGCGTTTCATTTTTGACCTGACAGAACGGGATGCGTCCAGGGTGAAGGAACTATGGCGGTCAGTGGACCAGGGCGGCGCTTTCGATCTCGCCGCTACACCATTATGGGAGAAAGTGAAGAACTTCGGTATTGTGTCGGGAACCAGTAATCATGGGGCCCGCATCGCGACCATCCGCAAAACATATGAGCAATATGGCATGCTGGTGGATCCGCATACCGCGGACGGTTTGAAGGTGGGCCTGGAGCACCGTGAGACCGGGGTGCCCCTGATCTGCCTGGAAACCGCACTGCCCGTCAAATTTTCCGAGAGCATTATCGAGGCTATCGGCCAGGAGCCGGCGCGTCCGGCGGGGTATGAAAATATTGAAAGCATGCCGCAGCGATATGTCGTAATGAATGCCGATGCCGATGCCATCAAGGCGTTTATTGCCGAGCAGACCGTACAGGTCTAG